The sequence below is a genomic window from Acidobacteriota bacterium.
TCCAGAGCTTCAAGACCCCGCTCGTGATCATGGCCGCCATCCCCTTTTCCCTGGTGGGGATCCTCCCGGGACACTGGGCGATGGGCGCCTTCTTCACGGCCACCTCCATGATAGGCTTCATCGCGGGGGCCGGCATCGTGGTGCGCAACTCCATCATCCTGGTCGATTTCATCGAACTGCGCCTGGCGGCCGGGGTGCCGCTCGCCGAGGCGGTGGTGGACGCCGGCGCCGTGCGCTTCCGCCCCATGATGCTCACGGCGGCGGCCGTGGTGGTGGGGGCCGCCGTAATCCTGGCCGACCCCATCTTCCAGGGATTGGCCATCTCGCTGATGGCGGGGGAGGTCGCCTCCCTCCTCCTGAGCCGGATGACGGTCCCGATCCTGTTCTACCGGATGCGGCGGCGGGAACTGCGTCACGCCCCCGCGCCGGTCAGCCAATGAAGGAGTTCCCGATGACGACGATGACGATGGAAAGATGGATCCGCCTGATCGCCGGCAGCTTCATTCTCCTCAGCCTCGCCCTGGCCCACTGGGTGCACCCCGGGTGGCTCTGGTTCACCGCCTTCGTGGGCGCCAACCTCCTGCAATCGGCCCTGACCCGCTGGTGCCTGATGGAGAACATCCTGGCCCGCCTGGGCGTGGCGAAAAAGCGGAACCCGTGACCCCGCCGGGCGTCTTAAAAAGGGGCCGGGCGTCTGGTACCCTTAGGCGAATGGCGGGCGGATCCCGTATTGGAGGCAGAGTCGCATGAAGAGAGTCCTGTTGTTTCTGGTAACCAACGTGGCCGTCGTCCTGGTGCTCGGCGTGGTGCTGAGCCTCCTGGGGGTGGACCGCATCCTGGACGAACAGGGGGTCGGGCTCGACATGAGGAGCCTCCTCGTCTTCGCCGCCGTGTTCGGCATGGGGGGGTCCTTCATCTCGCTCGCCATGTCGAAATGGACCGCCAGGCGGATGATGGGGGCCCAGGTCATCGCCTCCCCCCGCAGCGAAACCGAGATCTGGCTGTTCGAAACGGTCCGGCGCCAGGCGGGGCAGGCGGGCATAGGGATGCCCGAAGTGGCGGTCTTCGACTCCCCCGACCCGAACGCCTTCGCCACCGGTATGCGGCGCAACTCGGCCCTGGTGGCCGTGAGCACGGGGCTGCTCCGTTCGATGAACCGGGAAGAGGTCGAGGCGGTGCTGGGCCACGAGATCAGCCACGTGGCCAACGGCGACATGGTGACGCTGGCCCTGATCCAGGGGGTCGTCAACACCTTCGTCATCGTCGCCTCCCGGGTCGTGGGGCACCTCGTCGACCGCGTGGTGCTGAAGACCGAGCGCGGCCACGGGCCCGCCTTCTACATCACCTCCATCGCCGCCCAGCTCCTCTTCGGACTGCTGGCCAGCGTCGTCGTCTTCTATTTCAGCCGGCAGCGGGAGTTCCGGGCCGACGCCGGGTCGGCCCGCATCGCCGGGCGCGAGCCGATGATCGCCGCCCTGGAGAAACTCCGGCGCGCCTCCGGCCGGGCCGGGCTCCCCGACCAGATGGCGGCCTTCGGGATCTCGGGGAAAGGGGCCGGCGGGATCCGGCGCCTGTTCATGACCCACCCCCCGCTCGAGGAGCGGATCGAAGCCCTCCGGCGTCTCCACTGACAGGGGGCTGGACGCCCGCCTAGGTGTGGGCGTAACATTTCAGCTGTCCGTAGTGCATCGCAGTACCCTCTCGGAAAGGGAGTTGACCGTATGAAGATCTCCAGCCGCATCCCCCGATCGATGATTTCGGCGCTGGCTTTTGCCTCCGCCCTTGCCCTGCCGGCCGCCGCGCAGCTCCTGCCGCCCGGAGCCGCATCCGGGGAGGCGGGGCCGGTGGTGGTTTCCCCGACCCAGGACCGGTTCCTCATGCTGGTTCAGCCCCGGGACCTGACCGAGATCGACCGCGACATCGAGATGGCCCGCCAGCTCGAAATCGCGGCGAGGGAAGCGGAACGCGTAGCCCAGGCGGGGCGCGAGGCCTCGAAATCAAGGATCGACGAAAAGAAACGGGCGCTCTCGGACAACAAGGACAGACTGAAGGCGGCCAAAGACGCCAAAAATCAATCCGAGGTCCTGCTTCTCGAATCGGAGAAGAAAGCCCTGGAGCGCGACAAGAGCCTGCACGAGGAGCGGGAGTCGCTCCGGGAGGCCGAAATCGACCTTGCGAAGAAGCGAATCGAGCTGGCCGCACGGATGAAGCAGGCGTTCGACCTGGAGCGGCAGCTGGTAATCAAGCGCGGGGAGCAGGCGGATATCAACGTCAGCGGCCCCGAGACCGCCCGCGCGGCCAGCATCGTGGCCGATCTCGAGCGGGCGACGCTCGAGATGCAGAAGAAGGTGGCCGAAAGCCAGGGGGATGTGGCCGATCGGGCCAAAAGGGTCGTGGACCGGCAACTGAAAACGCTCGCCGCTCAGCAGAAGGTCTTCGCCGGCCGATAGCCGGCATGTCCGCAGGGGCGGGGCCGGCTCAGTCCGGCCCGCCCCGGACGGTGAAGCGGACCCGGTCGACGGTTTCCCCGTCCGCGCTTCGCAGCAGGAGCGTGTGCGCGCCCGCCGCCGGGGTCCAGAACAGCAGGCTTCCGGCACCCCCCATGGCCGCGCCGTCCAGTTCCCAGGAGAGGTCCGCCGCCGGCGGGCGCGCCTCGAAAAATACCTTCTGCCGGTCGGACGGGATATCGGGGTCCCAGGCGATGATCTCCCCGTCGGCCGGGGCGAGGATCCTCCCCCCGGGGCCGCCGGCGGCCGCTTCCACCACCTCCATCTCCGTCCCCGCGAGAAACCATTCCCGCCCCGTGATGCCCAGGTCGGGCAGCGCGGTTACCCGGGCGACCAGCCCCGGAGGCGGTTCGCGGCGGTGGGCGGGATCTTCCCGGGAGAGGTCGTGCATGATCTCCGCCCAGAGGGGGGCCGCCCCGGTGACCCCCAGGACGTTCCACATCGGTTCGCCGGTGAAATTCCCCATCCAGACCCCCACGGTGTAGCGGCCGGAGTACCCGACGCACCAGTTGTCGCGCATGTCCTTGCTGGTGCCGGTCTTGACCGCCGCCTGGAACGGGGTGGCCAGCGGGCTGTCCAGCCCGAAGGCGTAGCTGCGGCTCTCCCGGTCGGACAGGATATCGCCGACGATGAAGGCGGCCCCGGGGGAAAAGACCCTCCGCCCCTCTCCCGGCCCGGGACCCCCGGGCAGGAGGCGCAGGGGGGTCCACACGCCCCCCGCGGCCAGCGCCCGGTAACCGCCCGTCAGGTCCCAGAGGGTGATGTCGGCCGAGCCGAGCGCCAGCGAGGGACCGTAATAATCCGCCCGGCGCAGGCCGCGGAACTCCATCCGCCGGAGCCTGTCCAGAAAGGGCTCCACCCCCGTGAGCTCCAGGACCCGGACGGCCGGGATATTGATGGAGGAAGCCAGGGCGATGCGGGCGGTGACCGGCCCGCGAAAACGGCGGTCGTAATTCTCCGGCCGGTACATCCCCCCTCCCGCCTGGGCGATCTCGAGCGGGGCGTCCTCGAGGATGGAGGCGGCGGTGATCAGGCGCCGCTCGATCGCGAGGGCGTAGAGGAAGGGCTTGAGCGAGGACCCCGCCTGCCGGAGGGCCCGGACGCCGTCGACGTGCCGGGCGCTGGAAAAATCCCCCCCGCTCCCGGCGTAGGCCAGCACCTCACCGCTCGGGTTGTCGACGACGAGCACCGCGCCGTCCCGGACGTTGCGCGGGGCGAGTTCGGCCAGGCGGCGGCCGAGCGCTTCGACCACGCGCCGCTGCAGCGCCCCGTCCAGGGTGGAGCGGACCGTGACCGCGCCGCCCCGGCCCGGCGCGGGCCCCTTGCCCCGCCACTCGGCGAAAAGGATCCGGGCGGCGTGGGGGGCCCACCGGCTCCCGTCCGGGAGTTGATGGGCCCGGCGGAAAGCCTCGCGGCAGCGCCGCTCCAGGTCCGCGGCGGAGAGCCGCCAGCCGAGGTTGCGCCCCAGGGCCTCCGCACGCGCGCCGACCCTGGCCACCGGGGCGTTCGGGGCGCGGATCAACGCGGCCAGGATCGCCGCCTCGGCCGCGACGACGCCGTGGGGCGCCTTGCCGAAAATGCCGAGGGCGGCGGCCGTGACCCCCTCCAGTTCGCCCCGGAACGGGGCCAGGTTCAGGTAGGCCTCGAGGATGTCGCCCTTGGTCCACTCCCGCTCCAGCCGCCGCGCCAGGCGCATCTGGTCGAACTTATGCCCGAGGGTGCGGCCCGGGGGCGGGGGAACCGATTCGGGGAGGAGGAAGGAGACGAGCTGCATCGTGATGGTGCTGGCGCCGCGGCGCGCCCCCCCGCCCAGGCTCCCGGCGGCGGCCGCCAGGGCCGAGCGCCAGTCGACCCCGCGATGCCTGTAGAAGCGCCGGTCCTCCGCCTCGACGACGGCCTCGAGCAGCGCCGGGGACATCATCGAGAGCGGGGTCCATCCGGCCCTGCGCCCCTCGTAGGAGAGGCGCACCCGGTCGAGTTCCTCCCCGTTGCGGTCGAGCAGGACCCCTTCGCTCGGAAGGTAGCGGGCGCGCACCTCCTCCGCGGTCGGCAGGTCCGGCCCCGCGTCGAGCCCGAACCGGGCGGCGAAGACCGCCGCCAGCGCCGACAGCGCGAGCAGGGAGACGAGCAGGATCTTCCCGCGAAGGGCCGCGATGAGGATCTTCATCCCTGTCGTTCTCCTCTCCGGTCCGCTCAGGGGAGGATGGTCACCGGCGCGTTCGGGCTTTCCCCCAGCATCTCCGGCGCGTAGAGCGCCTCCACCCGCGTCGGCGGGAGGTTGAAGCTCCCGGGATTGTCCAGTCGCACCGTGTACTCCACCACCCAGGCCCCCTTGGGAACATAATCGTAATAGGCGCGGAACGCCTCCCGGGACCGTTCCTCGAAAGCGGGCCAGGTCCAGCCCCGCCGCTCCTCCCCCTGGACCGCCAGCCTGGAATCGCGTCCCAGTCCGCCCCCCAGGATGGAGGCGCCGCCGGGGATCGGGTCGTTGACCGCCACCCAGCCCATGCCCGCCTGGGCTTCGCATTCAAGGCGCACGCGCGCGATATCACCGCGGCTCCAGGCGCCCGGGCGTTTCTGCACCACCGGCGTCATGATTTTCCTGACCCGGTACCCGTTTTCGAAAGGGGCCTCGAGCGGCACCGCCGCCATGGAGGTGACCACCGCCCACGGTTTGCCCTTCCCCGCGTGCTCCAGTTCGACCGTCCCCCTCCCTTCCGGCCAGGGGAGGAGGCGGGTCGCACCCCCGGGTTCCTTCCCCCAGTCCCAGACCTCCCGCCGCCCGCCCAGCCGCGCCGCGGTGGCGTCCGTCACCGGTTCTCCCTCGAAGCGGCGGGAGAATCTCTCCAGCGCCAGCACGCCCCAGGCGTTGGCCACCGTCGTCAGCCACCTCCCGCGCCGCTGGCGCGCGAGCGAGCCGCGCACGAGCCGCGGCAGGTCCCCCTGCCAGGAGGCCGCGTCGAGCACCGACAGGATCAGCCGGTTGGCGTTCGAGTCCCCCTCCGCCATCAGCCACCAGCGGGCGTCGCCCGCCTCGGTGGCAAAGCCGAGAGTCGTGCCGCGGAGATCGAGCCGGGCGCCCAGGATCCGCTCGACCTCGGCCGAGCGCCGGGCCGCGTCCGGAATGCCCGGATCCCGTCGGAGGATGTCGCGCCAGTCGATGAGGGCGGAAGTCGGCCAGGAGTTGGGATCGATCCTGAGGGTCCGCACCCAGTCCACGACCGGGACCCGGTAACGGGAGAGCGCCTCGAGCGCCAGGAGCTTGTGGATGTCGAGGTCCCGTCCGCCCCAGGAGTCCGCGCCGGGGATTTCGCCGTTGAGAAAGGCCCGCAGGCCCGCGATCAACTGTCCCCGGACGGGGTCGGGGACGGCCCAGCCCGCCTCGTGGCCGAGGCTCAGGACGTAGGCCGTCAGGGCGACATTGCCCCACCGGGAGGAGGGGAAATATTTCAGCAGGCCGTGACCGTCCAGGTAAGCCGGCATCCGGTCCATGACGAAATCCCAGCGCGCCCTGTCCCTCAGGCTGACGGCGCGGGAGGCCTCCTGCTCCAGGCAGGAATAGGGGTAATTCCTCATATAGTCCAGCACGCCGGGGAGCCCCCCGGCGAGGTCGGGCTGCAGCCGGACTTCGATCCCACCCGGCCCCGCGACGGCGCCGGAGGGCCGCTCCACCTCGATCCGTTCCTCCCGGTCGAGCTGCACCAGGGTGGCCTGCCAGGGCCTGACCGGCGGGTGCGCCAGGACCTCCTGCCGGACCCGGATCCGGTCCCGGAGCCCGGAGGAGGCGTCCACCTCCACCCGGTAGTCGATCTCCGCCGCGCCGCGCGGGACCGCGATCTCCCAGCTGGCGACCGAGGCTTCGTCCGCCCCGAGCGCAAGCCGCCGCGGCGGGAGTTCCCGCCCCAGTGCCGGCGCCACCAGCCGCGCCTCCACCGATATCGTCGCCGCCGTGTTGTTGCGCACCGTGAAGGAAGCGGTGAAGCGGTCGCCCTCCCGGACCAGGGGCGGAATGCCCGAAATCACCATCAGGTCCTGCCTGGAGCGGACGGAGCGGGACCCGGTGCCGAAGCGGCCGGCGCCCTCATGGGCGACGGCGACGATACGGAAACCGGTGAGGGAGTCGTTGAGCGGTATGTCGATGCGGGCCTCCCCCGCGGCAT
It includes:
- a CDS encoding DUF2892 domain-containing protein; protein product: MTMERWIRLIAGSFILLSLALAHWVHPGWLWFTAFVGANLLQSALTRWCLMENILARLGVAKKRNP
- the htpX gene encoding protease HtpX codes for the protein MKRVLLFLVTNVAVVLVLGVVLSLLGVDRILDEQGVGLDMRSLLVFAAVFGMGGSFISLAMSKWTARRMMGAQVIASPRSETEIWLFETVRRQAGQAGIGMPEVAVFDSPDPNAFATGMRRNSALVAVSTGLLRSMNREEVEAVLGHEISHVANGDMVTLALIQGVVNTFVIVASRVVGHLVDRVVLKTERGHGPAFYITSIAAQLLFGLLASVVVFYFSRQREFRADAGSARIAGREPMIAALEKLRRASGRAGLPDQMAAFGISGKGAGGIRRLFMTHPPLEERIEALRRLH
- the pbpC gene encoding penicillin-binding protein 1C, whose amino-acid sequence is MKILIAALRGKILLVSLLALSALAAVFAARFGLDAGPDLPTAEEVRARYLPSEGVLLDRNGEELDRVRLSYEGRRAGWTPLSMMSPALLEAVVEAEDRRFYRHRGVDWRSALAAAAGSLGGGARRGASTITMQLVSFLLPESVPPPPGRTLGHKFDQMRLARRLEREWTKGDILEAYLNLAPFRGELEGVTAAALGIFGKAPHGVVAAEAAILAALIRAPNAPVARVGARAEALGRNLGWRLSAADLERRCREAFRRAHQLPDGSRWAPHAARILFAEWRGKGPAPGRGGAVTVRSTLDGALQRRVVEALGRRLAELAPRNVRDGAVLVVDNPSGEVLAYAGSGGDFSSARHVDGVRALRQAGSSLKPFLYALAIERRLITAASILEDAPLEIAQAGGGMYRPENYDRRFRGPVTARIALASSINIPAVRVLELTGVEPFLDRLRRMEFRGLRRADYYGPSLALGSADITLWDLTGGYRALAAGGVWTPLRLLPGGPGPGEGRRVFSPGAAFIVGDILSDRESRSYAFGLDSPLATPFQAAVKTGTSKDMRDNWCVGYSGRYTVGVWMGNFTGEPMWNVLGVTGAAPLWAEIMHDLSREDPAHRREPPPGLVARVTALPDLGITGREWFLAGTEMEVVEAAAGGPGGRILAPADGEIIAWDPDIPSDRQKVFFEARPPAADLSWELDGAAMGGAGSLLFWTPAAGAHTLLLRSADGETVDRVRFTVRGGPD